TTTCTCTCCTCGGGCAAGAAGGGAAGCCGCTTCACTGATTGAGTTGATGAGCGAAGCCACTTGACCGATGAGGTGAAGGAGTGAGAACTCTTACTATAACAGATACACGAGCCCATCTATTAGAAAAGCTATTTCTTGAGTAGCCAGAATAGTCTGTAGCGAGAAGCGTTCCTCATAGGCCAGCCAGGAGCTACAAGCAACTAGAGCGCAGCGATAAGAGCGGGGACACTCATTAGATTAGTGCTCCCCTTCGATCTATCATGGATTAGGGGGAGAAGCAAGCCGCCCTTGTCGAAAGAAAGACAGATTTCCACTTGCTTCAGACGTAGGGAACTGAAGGTCTAGCTTACGAAGGTTGCCGCCGCAGTTTGTCTCAAGAGGGGGCCGCTGAACGACTGAAAGCCCAACCCGAAAAAGGAGTTGCAGTGCTTTTGATTCTTCCTATAATATGTTATACCAGTCGCCTTCTCGAAGTGCCTTATAAACCTATTCACTCAAATAACCTGATCACCGATTAGTGGCCGGGCTCATCCTTGCATCGTCTGTACTTAACAGTTCCCTTTAGTGTAGTTTCTCGGAGATATCTGGATTCTTTTTTTTAATAAAAGAAGAGTCTGGGACGAAAGAGAAGAAAAAAGGGAAGAAAGATCTACGCTACGAAAAGGAGCGAGCGGAGAGAGCATAAAGAGCTATAAGGTACGAGCTTAGAGCCTTGCGTCACTCTGGTATGCTAATCACTTCGTTGTACGACTCTGGAACGGTAGTCGCTTAGTGCGACAGCACTATGGGATGCAAAGAAGCTTCGTCATCCCTTCTGTAGTTGCTTGTAGTTTTCTTTTTTCGTCGAGATTGGGTTGGTCATCAGTGTACTTTCTTGCTTGATGTAGTTGCTTATCCTTCAATCCCATCTGTCTATTAGTGAAAGTGGAATCCTCTCCTGTGCAATCAATCTTGGGAGATACTCTTTTGATTTAATGAGACAGATAAAGAAAGGAAAGGAATAAGGCTTTCCCCTCTAAATGGCTGTTAGATTGGTTAGGGGCTCAAAATTACATATATAGGTGTAGAGTACATACCTTAGTCCCCTCCTCCCATATTTTTGTTGCGGGGAAAACCCCCGCGCCCAATATAAATATAGATTTAAAAGACTGACTGCCATCGCAGGTGGTCGGCGGAGCTTAAGTGATTAGCATTTCAAATGCACAAGGATCTAATTCTACTCAAAACAGTTAAATCTTTTTGTGAAATAGCTGTGGGGGAACTGGAGCTCCAACTAAAGTACGACACAGGTTCTCCGGAAAAAGTAAGCAACCCCCTATATGAGTCCACAAAGGACCTCCTGCATAGTGCTCTCCGAAAGGGCATAGCCAAAATTTTGGAAAAACAAAACTTGGCGCTCCCCGAGAAAATGACCCATTCTGAGCTAGTTGATAAATTAATTGATACGCAAGTGGTAGATCAATTTATTGTGGAACCTCCTGATCTAATGCGTATATACAATCTTTTGGAAGATCTTATTCTGTATGATGTGTCGAGTTCTTGCTTTCATACATTGTTAACCCTATTATCGGTCAGTTAGTAATCGGCGAGCCTCAGTAGCTGGCACCCTTTATCATTTTTTTTCCGGTATGCCGCTCCGCGAGCAAGGAGCGAGAGAACCAAGTGGGCTGTGGTGATGTCAGAATTTGCACCTATTTCTATCTATTTAGTGATTAGTCCGCTAGTTTCTTTGATCCTACTTGGTCTTCCTTTTCCATTTGCTTCCAATAGTTCGACCTATCCAGAAAAATTGTCGGCCTACGAATGTGGTTTCGATCCTTTCGGTGATGCCAGAAGTCGTTTCGATATAAGATTTTATCTTGTTTCAATTTTATTTATTATCCCTGATCCGGAAGTAACCTTTTCCTTTCCTTGGGCAGTACCTCCCAACAAGATTGATCTCTTTGGATTTTGGTCCATGATGGCCTTTTTATTGATTTTGACGATTGGATCTTTTTATGAATGGAAAAGGGGTGCTTCGGATCGGGAGTAATCACTAGTTTTAGGGCGAAAATCGGGGGGAAGGACAAAGGAAAGAGCGATGCCTACATTAAATCAATTGATTCGTCATGGTAGAGAAGAAAAACGGCGCACGGACCGTACTCGAGCTTCGGATCAATGTCCCCAGAAGCAAGGAGTATGCCCGCGTGTTTTAACGAGAACACCGAAAAAACCTAATTCAGCTCTACGTAAGATAGCTAAAGTACGGTTGAGCAATCGACATGATATATTTGCTTATATTCCAGGCGAAGGTCATAATTCGCAGGAACATTCTATGGTCTTAATAAGAGGAGGCAGAGTGAAAGATTTGCCAGGTGTGAAATCCCATTGTATTCGAGGAGTCAAGGATTTGCTGGGAATTCCGGATCGAAGAAGAGGCAGATCAAAATATGGTGCAGAAAAACCCAAATAGATATGAATGGAAGATGCCTCTGGAACTAGTTTTTCTCAGTCAGTCGAGGAAAGAACCATAACGTTACGCCCCAAAATAGAACTATACGGAGCCCTTCCGAATGACCTATAATGGAGTCTACTACACTCTTTCTTGGCTAGTGTAGTAGACTCCATTCGCCCGTGGAGGTGAGTGGAGGAAGAATCAAAAAATAGAAAGGTATTGCTTATAATAGTAGCTCGTTCATAAATTCACTCGACCACTTGTTAGTCTTGCTACACTACACGACACGAGTCTAGGGTGAATTTGAAGCAGACACGGTCAAGATGAAGTCGACTTCACAAGTGATTCAACATACCAAAAAAAAAATAAATAAAAAGAGAAGGGTCTCGCCCAGGTGGCTTTCCCGAAGGGTAATGGCTTCAAACTCAAACAAAGAACGTTCTTCTCCAAGGCATGAGTCAAAGAAAATGCTGTATCTATCTAATGCAAGACCCATCGATAAGCTAAGGCTACGACATGAAGGAAGGCCAGAAGAACTACAGAACCACGCCCACACAGAGCTAAAGGGAGACCGAAGGGACTTGCGGAAAAAACCGAAAGATAGGTAATCCATATGGTGAAAGATGAGAAAGACAGATTTCTTAAAACCGGAAGAAATCGAGTCCACCCACACAACGACCGACGGACTCGTGGTACTGAAAACCTCATTAGATGAGAAGGTAGTTGACTGGCAGACCCCTGAACGTACGTTAGCCAAAAGCCCCTATCAACTCAATCTGGAAAGGGAATAGACCGCCGTGAACTCCGGCGAAACACCCCGTACGACCTGCGGAAGGTGAAGGTCGCTGGCTTGCCCGTGGGCCGTGGTATCTGACGGGACATTGGCCTCCCTCCCGCTATGGCTCGCTGTACGTTCCTTTAGCTATAGGCGTGTCCAATCCTATAATAGTCCGTTCCACATAGTGCAAGGAAGCTCGGTGGGGTTTCATACGAGGGTCCTGCGTACTGTGCCATCGCCCAACCAGTACAGTATGGCCATCCCTGCTATGGTCAACAAGCTCTCTCCCCCATTGGTAGGCAGAAGAGAGGGTTTTTTGGAGGGAACTACTAAAGGTGTGTATAAGCCCTACATACTGTGTATGTTAGACTGTCCCTACAGCTGAGCTTCGCTATGAACTAATAGACTCAAATTAGCATAAAATGAAAGATGTATTATAAGTACTGTGAAACCAGTATCCCAATTGTTAAGTCAACCAAAAGGAAATCGGCACACATGAATGACTTTAATTAAATACTTCCCTGGGAAACTCTACAATAATTGGTTTAATCGATCGGTCTGAGGTCTGTGCTCTGTCCACAAAATCCTTTAATGAGATAGATCGGTCCCTGGAATATGTCGTACTCTTCCTGTCCACAAATGACTGTCTTTAATTAGTTCCTATCTTTCTTGCCCTGTAGCAGCAAGAAGTACACATTCATGGATTTCTGTAATTCAATATGGCCTTCCTTTCGATCTCTTTTGAAGGTGCAAAATCTATAATAAATAGAAGTTGAATCCGCTTATGGTATTGGAATTTTTGAAATACATTGAGCTCAATCCGTCTACATTCATCTCTGTTTTTTAAAAAAAATGGATGTTTTCTTTCGGTCTCTGGTCTCCGGTCTTTCCATCCGTCCACGGCTATTTTATTGTTAATCCTGTCCTCGCCCTTTTGTTAGCAGCTCTTCGATCAACCCAGGAAAGGTGTCTCAGAGGCCATGTTTTATAATCACTTTCATGGCTTGAATGGGTCAAGAAAAGTAGGACCCTTCAAAAGGATCGTTTTTGGGGCTTGATTTTTTTGAAGCGTAGTTTTCCACTCTATTTTCAACTATATATATAACAAGGAGTGGAGCTGGAGAGTCTCTCTCCCCGGCTAGGCTACTACGTTTTCTTGTTTGAAATTCCGGGTCTGGTCTTTCATTGGTATTTGCTTTTTGCTTACCCACTACGTTTTTTCCTTTTCGTTTTTCTCCCGCCCGGTTGAGCTGTCTGAGGTCGATGGTGCATCCGGTAAGCTCTTTCGGTATTCATCTCCAGAGCTCGGTCAGATACTTCATGTCCTTCATTCATATTCTGTCTAAATATCTTCTTTTTTGTTTATATTGCGAGTTTACAGCTCGAATGTTTTACTTTTCTTCCCCTCGCATGTGAAAAATGGGCGGTCTCCCCTAGACCTTATTCCGTCCAAGCTCTCATAGCATTCGTCTTTCTTCCTTCTCTGCTGCACATCTCTATTCTATTCTTTCTCTCGCTTTATAGAGATCTTGGCTTTCTGGTTTTTTGTTTGGTCAGGGGGTGCAGGGGAGAAATCGTTTAGGAAACCAAGCATGTAATAAGCGGAAATCAATACACATGAAAAGAGTTGTACACGAGTTTGGTAAAGCATTCACCTGTCGGTTGTACGTACATCGACCCGTCGGGAAACTAGAAACTCACCCGCAAGCGCCCTTCTTAGGTCGGCATTTGGCTTTGGCCTTGCTTGTTCGGCTGGCGGATGCAGTTCTTGCTCTTTATGAGGATGCGGATGCAGTATAGTACGAGAATGTATAAGCCAAGTTCGGTACACCAAGCCGTTACAAAAATATCTTTATTTCAAATAGGCTATCCCATATCAGCCGGTCAATCAACAAAGATCTGAAGAATGACCAGTTTTTTTTCCGGGAGAAAGGAAGGAAATTCCATTAGAACATATAACAAAGGCGTGAATGGGAAAATACGATACCACCAAGGCCTTCCAAAAGATTCTGACGGAAGAAAATATGTCTTTCCTTTCGCTTTTGAATGATGGAAATAGAACGTCGAGACTTGCCTCTTGGCTACTTCAAAGAAGTGGAAAGAAGTGACCCGCAGAGGCTAGATCGTTTCACTTGTGCTTCTATAGAAAATCAAACAATTCTATAGCCTCCCCTTGGCGGGCACCGCACCCTTCGCTATGTTCTTAAACGAATGAGACAGCACTCGCTCAGATGAGATGTCCTCTCTTCCCTTCGACTTGTCTAGGCTTCATCCCCGAAAGATCAACTGGCGCAAGACAAGCACACTCGTCGGCAATCAAGATAGGAACCCATCGGTAAGGAAGATCTCCATCCATGCCCTTATCTTCTTCAAGCCAAGCCTTCCCTAAGCCTTAAAGGGGCTAAACTGACGAACCTACCTCTTTTCTTTCTACGAGCGCTGGAACTTGAGTACCGAAACTGAACTACTGGTTTTTCTTCGAGTGATGGCTCT
This genomic window from Gossypium raimondii mitochondrion, complete genome contains:
- the rps12 gene encoding ribosomal protein S12 translates to MPTLNQLIRHGREEKRRTDRTRASDQCPQKQGVCPRVLTRTPKKPNSALRKIAKVRLSNRHDIFAYIPGEGHNSQEHSMVLIRGGRVKDLPGVKSHCIRGVKDLLGIPDRRRGRSKYGAEKPK
- the nad3 gene encoding NADH dehydrogenase subunit 3; translated protein: MSEFAPISIYLVISPLVSLILLGLPFPFASNSSTYPEKLSAYECGFDPFGDARSRFDIRFYLVSILFIIPDPEVTFSFPWAVPPNKIDLFGFWSMMAFLLILTIGSFYEWKRGASDRE